One genomic segment of Chitinophaga parva includes these proteins:
- a CDS encoding PspC domain-containing protein: protein MNRLKEFVEWQAFGVCSAIGARLGIATSRIRLFFIYISFLTMGSPVVIYMVLAFWMNMKHYILHDRRNPLRSL from the coding sequence ATGAACCGCTTAAAAGAATTCGTAGAGTGGCAGGCCTTTGGCGTCTGCTCCGCGATAGGGGCGAGGTTAGGTATTGCCACCTCCCGCATCCGGCTCTTTTTTATTTACATCTCTTTCCTCACCATGGGCTCACCGGTGGTGATCTATATGGTCCTTGCTTTCTGGATGAACATGAAGCATTACATCCTTCATGATCGCCGGAACCCGCTCCGCTCCCTGTAA
- a CDS encoding DUF4421 domain-containing protein: MHIPLKHIALVTMLCGCTTLAMAQRHHWPKWALTKNDTSYVEDHSREFTFRLYESRKYGAFAVHERGGNQKFRYFSNTPFNIGVGANYRTFALNLGFNFPFINNGLKEKYGKPKYLDLQTHVYLRRWIADIYLQYYKSYYLVNPEGTIKDYVEDGQHARRPDIQSIAAGGTITYIDNDEKFSYRANSIQVDWQKKSAGSWIAAVSTMFVNVHGDSSLVPANMKDEGYLSTRPYDRTGHWQITAGGGYGYTFVYRQHFFATLVAQVGVGINTGATQFSDGVRERGAGFGWNTNLRAAIGYNSARYFAGIHWENFGLHNSVAAANAYETYGTGNLRVSIAKRFFVKRHRKG, from the coding sequence ATGCACATCCCACTGAAACATATAGCCCTGGTGACGATGCTTTGCGGCTGTACCACGCTGGCCATGGCCCAGCGGCATCACTGGCCCAAATGGGCGCTTACAAAGAATGATACCAGTTATGTGGAAGATCATTCCCGCGAGTTTACCTTCCGTTTGTATGAATCGCGGAAGTATGGTGCTTTTGCAGTACATGAGCGGGGAGGAAATCAAAAATTCCGCTATTTCAGCAACACGCCCTTCAATATCGGGGTGGGCGCCAACTACCGCACGTTTGCACTGAACCTGGGTTTTAACTTTCCGTTCATCAACAACGGCCTCAAAGAAAAATACGGCAAACCTAAATACCTGGACCTGCAAACGCACGTCTACCTGCGCCGCTGGATAGCTGACATCTACCTCCAGTATTATAAAAGCTATTACCTCGTAAATCCTGAAGGCACCATCAAAGATTACGTGGAGGATGGCCAGCACGCCCGCCGCCCGGATATACAGAGCATAGCAGCCGGAGGCACCATCACTTACATCGACAACGATGAAAAATTTTCTTACCGCGCTAACAGCATACAGGTAGACTGGCAGAAGAAAAGTGCCGGATCCTGGATAGCAGCGGTTTCCACCATGTTTGTAAACGTACATGGTGATTCTTCACTGGTGCCTGCCAATATGAAGGATGAAGGCTACCTGTCCACCCGGCCCTATGACCGCACCGGCCACTGGCAGATCACAGCAGGAGGCGGGTATGGTTACACCTTTGTATACCGCCAGCATTTCTTTGCCACGCTGGTAGCGCAGGTAGGAGTGGGCATCAATACCGGCGCCACTCAGTTTTCTGATGGCGTGCGGGAACGGGGCGCGGGCTTTGGCTGGAATACCAATCTCCGCGCGGCTATCGGCTACAACTCTGCGCGCTATTTTGCCGGCATTCACTGGGAAAATTTTGGGCTGCATAATAGTGTAGCGGCGGCGAATGCGTACGAAACATACGGCACGGGCAATTTGCGTGTGAGCATAGCAAAGCGGTTTTTCGTGAAGCGGCATAGGAAGGGCTAG
- a CDS encoding aconitate hydratase, whose amino-acid sequence MVFDIDVIKKVYAALPGKVEATRKMLGRPLTLAEKILYAHLYAPTTSAFERGKSYVEFAPDRVAMQDATAQMALLQFMTCGRDKVAVPSTVHCDHLIQAKTGAVEDLNTALDTNKEVYEFLSSISNKYGIGFWKPGAGIIHQVVLENYAFPGGMMIGTDSHTPNAGGLGMLAIGVGGADAVDVMAGLPWELKMPKLIGVKLTGRLSGWVSPKDVILRVAGILTVKGGTGAIVEYFGEGADSLSATGKGTICNMGAEIGATCSVFAYDEKMSGYLRATSREELAALADGVKEHLRPDEAVYADPSKYYDQVIEINLDELEPHVNGPFTPDLAWPISKFAQAVKENNWPEKLEVALIGSCTNSSYEDISRAASLAKQAIDKNLEVKSEFTITPGSEMVRYTIERDGLLNTFDQIGGVVLANACGPCIGQWARHIDDPNRKNSIITSFNRNFAKRNDGLASTHAFVASPEIVTALAIAGDLTFNPLTDKLKNKAGQEVLLDEPSGYELPPRGFAVDDPGFQAPAADGSSVQVIVSPTSDRLQLLAPFAAWEGTDLKGLKLLIKAKGKCTTDHISMAGPWLKYRGHLDNISNNMLIGAVNAFNDKTDTVKNELTGEYGPVPATARAYKAAGIGSVVIGDENYGEGSSREHAAMEPRHLGVRAILVKSFARIHETNLKKQGMLGLTFADKEDYNKIQEDDTIDILGLTTFAPGTPLTVVLHHKDGSSDSITVNHTYNEQQIGWFKAGGALNVIRAEAAKNKK is encoded by the coding sequence ATGGTGTTTGACATAGACGTAATTAAAAAAGTGTATGCGGCCTTACCGGGTAAAGTGGAAGCTACCCGCAAGATGCTGGGTCGCCCTTTGACCCTGGCCGAAAAGATTTTATATGCCCACTTGTACGCACCGACCACCTCCGCGTTCGAAAGAGGTAAGTCTTACGTAGAATTCGCACCAGACCGCGTAGCCATGCAGGACGCCACCGCACAGATGGCCCTTTTGCAATTTATGACCTGTGGCCGCGATAAAGTAGCCGTTCCCTCCACTGTGCACTGCGATCACCTGATCCAGGCCAAGACCGGCGCTGTAGAGGACCTCAACACCGCCCTCGACACCAACAAAGAAGTATACGAATTCCTCTCCTCCATCTCCAATAAATATGGTATCGGTTTCTGGAAACCCGGCGCCGGCATTATCCACCAGGTAGTACTGGAAAACTATGCCTTCCCCGGCGGTATGATGATCGGTACCGACTCCCACACGCCTAACGCAGGCGGCCTCGGTATGCTGGCCATCGGCGTAGGTGGCGCAGACGCGGTAGACGTAATGGCCGGCCTGCCCTGGGAACTGAAAATGCCCAAACTGATCGGCGTGAAACTGACCGGCAGGCTGAGTGGCTGGGTGTCTCCGAAAGACGTGATCCTCCGCGTAGCAGGTATCCTCACCGTTAAAGGTGGTACCGGCGCTATCGTGGAATACTTTGGCGAAGGCGCAGACAGCCTGAGCGCTACCGGTAAAGGCACCATCTGTAACATGGGTGCTGAGATCGGCGCTACCTGCTCCGTGTTTGCCTACGATGAGAAAATGTCCGGTTACCTGCGCGCTACCAGCCGTGAAGAACTGGCAGCCCTCGCCGACGGCGTGAAAGAACACCTCCGCCCCGATGAAGCAGTATACGCAGATCCTTCCAAATATTATGACCAGGTGATCGAGATCAACCTGGACGAACTGGAGCCCCACGTGAATGGTCCTTTCACCCCGGACCTGGCCTGGCCCATTTCCAAGTTTGCACAGGCAGTAAAGGAAAACAACTGGCCCGAAAAGCTGGAAGTAGCCCTGATCGGTTCCTGCACCAACTCCTCTTACGAAGACATCAGCCGTGCAGCCTCCCTGGCCAAGCAGGCAATTGATAAGAACCTGGAAGTGAAATCCGAATTCACCATCACTCCCGGTTCTGAAATGGTACGCTACACCATTGAGCGCGATGGCCTGCTGAACACCTTTGACCAGATTGGCGGGGTGGTACTGGCTAACGCCTGCGGTCCCTGCATCGGCCAGTGGGCCCGTCACATCGACGATCCCAACCGCAAGAACTCCATCATCACTTCCTTCAACCGTAACTTTGCAAAGCGTAATGACGGCCTGGCCTCTACCCACGCTTTCGTGGCGTCCCCGGAGATCGTGACTGCCCTGGCCATTGCCGGCGACCTCACCTTCAACCCGCTGACCGATAAACTGAAAAACAAAGCCGGCCAGGAAGTACTGCTGGATGAGCCCTCCGGTTATGAACTGCCTCCCAGGGGCTTTGCAGTGGATGATCCTGGCTTCCAGGCACCCGCCGCAGACGGTAGCTCCGTACAGGTGATCGTATCGCCCACTTCTGACCGTCTCCAGCTGCTGGCACCCTTTGCCGCCTGGGAAGGTACCGACCTGAAAGGCCTGAAACTGCTGATCAAAGCGAAAGGTAAATGTACCACTGACCACATCTCCATGGCAGGTCCCTGGCTGAAATACCGTGGCCACCTGGATAACATTTCCAACAATATGCTGATCGGTGCGGTGAACGCATTCAATGATAAAACAGACACCGTGAAGAATGAGCTGACCGGCGAATACGGCCCCGTGCCCGCCACAGCCCGTGCTTACAAGGCTGCCGGCATTGGCTCCGTAGTGATCGGTGACGAAAACTACGGTGAAGGTTCCAGCCGCGAACACGCAGCCATGGAGCCCCGCCACCTGGGTGTACGTGCGATCCTGGTGAAATCCTTCGCCCGCATCCACGAAACCAACCTGAAAAAACAAGGTATGCTGGGTCTGACCTTTGCTGACAAGGAAGACTACAACAAGATCCAGGAAGATGACACCATCGACATCCTGGGCCTCACTACCTTTGCTCCCGGCACGCCGCTCACCGTGGTACTGCACCACAAAGACGGCAGCTCCGACAGCATCACGGTGAACCACACTTACAATGAACAGCAGATCGGCTGGTTCAAGGCAGGTGGTGCACTGAACGTGATCCGCGCAGAAGCCGCTAAAAACAAAAAATAG
- a CDS encoding SGNH/GDSL hydrolase family protein, translated as MKKLTVLALLAGVLALAAFKTAKVKKVVFFGDSITQAGVNPGGYIDVLKKTLAQEGNKGYDLIGAGIGGNKVYDLYLRMDTDVLAKKPDITVIWVGVNDVWHKSMFGTGTDPDKFVKFYNALIKKLQDHGSKVVVVTPASIGEKHNGENKQDADLDKYSESIRQVAAAQHIPLVDLRKFFTEYEAAHNTSDVEKGVLTVDGVHLNETGNKLVAEQMWNVIKTVQ; from the coding sequence ATGAAAAAATTAACCGTGCTTGCTTTGCTGGCCGGGGTGCTTGCCCTGGCAGCTTTCAAAACTGCTAAAGTGAAAAAAGTAGTCTTCTTCGGCGATTCCATTACCCAGGCCGGCGTAAATCCCGGCGGCTACATTGACGTACTCAAGAAAACCCTGGCCCAGGAGGGCAACAAGGGCTACGACCTCATTGGCGCCGGCATTGGCGGCAACAAGGTGTATGACCTCTACCTCCGCATGGACACAGATGTACTGGCTAAAAAACCCGACATCACCGTGATCTGGGTGGGGGTGAACGATGTATGGCATAAGTCTATGTTTGGCACCGGCACTGACCCGGACAAGTTTGTGAAATTCTACAACGCCCTGATCAAAAAACTGCAGGACCATGGCAGCAAGGTGGTCGTAGTGACCCCTGCTTCCATTGGTGAAAAACATAATGGCGAAAACAAACAGGATGCAGACCTGGACAAATACAGCGAAAGTATCCGCCAGGTAGCGGCAGCGCAGCACATACCGTTAGTGGACCTCCGCAAGTTCTTTACGGAATACGAAGCCGCCCACAACACCAGCGACGTGGAAAAAGGTGTGCTCACCGTGGATGGCGTGCACCTCAACGAAACGGGCAATAAGCTGGTGGCAGAGCAGATGTGGAACGTGATCAAAACCGTACAATAA